GGATATGGCGGTCGGGCCTTCCAGTCGCCATGGGGCTCCGTCCAGAGCCAGCGATTCCTGACGCTTGCCGTAGTCGTCGTACCCGTGAATCAGTCCGGTGTAACTGTCGGTGATCCAGACTCCTCCGTCGACGCGGCATCCACAGACTCCCTTGGGCCGGAAGAGCGACTCGCCATCGGCACCGAACATGCCATAGATGTGAGACAGGCTGCCATCGGGCTGAAAGACCTGGATTCGTCCTCCCAGCACGTCCACCACCATGAAATCCTTTTCGAGGCGCGCCAGGATTCCCGGGAAGGAGAACTCCGCGGGGCGATTGCCCGTGCGGCATTCGGGCGGGTGGGCCTCGGAGATCGGCACCAGGGATTCCGCCTTGCCTCCGCCATTGCCGATGGTGCGGACCAGGCGGTCCTGCCCATCCAGCATCAGCAGGCGCTGGTTGTCGTTGTCGGCAATCACCACACCACGGGGCGTGGCAAGCACATCCACCGGATCACAATCGGGCGGCAGCGTGATCTCGCGCTGCAGATGTCCCTCGAGATCCAGGACCAACAGGCGTGGCCCCGCCGTGTCGGTCAGCCAGACCCGGTCGTCCGCGATGTCGATCCCCAGGGCCTTGCCCACCGTGGGCAGAGCGATCTCGCGCGGGGTTTCCAGGCCGGCACTGAACACCAGCAGGCGTCGATTGAGGCCATCCACGACCCAGGCCCGCCCTTGAGAATCAAGGGCCAGGTCGGTGGGGTAGCTCATGCTGGCGCTCCAGCTCTGGGTGATGCGGATTTCCCGCAACCCGGAGGCGGACAGCTGCACTGCCAGCAACAGCAGCAGGCTAGTGATCCAGCGGCAGGTAGAACGATTCATACTTGGTCACACTCGCGGCCTTGGATTCGGTTTCCAGTTGGTTCACACGTTCTTCGCTGAAGCCCAGGCTGCGGAAGTCCAGCCAGCCTTCGCGGGAATGGCAATCATCGCAACTCAGACTGCGCTCACTGAGGGGGGCGACCGTGTCATGGAAGTCCTTGGTGAAGGCTTCCTTGCGCTCCGGGGTCAACTCGTCGCGCACGGCAAGGTATTGTTTCGCCCGTTCGCTTCCCTGATCCTGGAACAGCGACTTGCCGTTCTGTTCAAGCACGAGGAAACTGGTGAAATTCTCCTGGGTCTGCAGCGGGTGGCGGTCCAGGCCATAGGGAGTGCCGGGGTCGCCCACCGGATCACGCCGCAGGTCAGCCCAGATCACGCGGCTCTCGCCCATTCCTTCCAGTGGACTGTGACAGACCTCGCAGGCCATGTAGCGGCTGTGCATGTTCAGCGCGGCCCGCACGGAACGGTCCTGGGTATGGGCCAGACCGGCGTGGCACAGGGTGCATTCGCTGCGGCGCAGATCTTCATCCACATGCAGCAGAGACTGGGGCACGTGGAAATGCTCGTGCTGCCAGTCGGGATCCTCGGCGGCCACGGCCAGGGTGTAGGAAGGATCACCGGGCAGAATCCGCAGATCCTGTTTCACCACCAGCGCATCATGGTTGGGGCGGTTGGGTCCCGGGTCATTCTCGGTGCCGCGCAGGAACTTGGTGAAGCTCCAGGCCATCACCAGGCAGGAGAGCATGGTCAGTGCGACCATCGAGTAGCCCAGCACACGCAGCACGGGCTTGCGGATGCCGTCATCCTTGCGGTTGTGCGGCTTCTGATCCTCTTCCACCAGGTTGGACACCGGGCAGGCCCAGGGCATTTCGCCGGTCTCGATGAAATCGAGGACCGCACCATGCTCTTCTTCCATCTGTTCACGATCGATGCGTCCCGTGATCCAGACTTCGCTCATCGGCCAGCGACCCGGCTTCCAGTGCACATTCCAGAAATGCCAGACCACGATGGCGCAGACGGCCAGAATGGCTTCCATCGAATGCACCAGGCGCGCGATGTCGACAATGTACTTCGGCCCCAGATGCTCGGCCCAGAGGATCAGTCCGGTGGCACTCATCACGATGGTCCCCCAGGCGAAACTCCAGTACTCCATCTTTTCGCCGTAGTTGAAAAAGCCGAAGCGGACCGGGTCCTTGCGCAGACCCAGCAGCCAGAGGACCTGTTGCCAGGTCTGCACGATGTCCCGGGGCCGTGGCAGCAAGCCGGTGAGCAGTTCGCGTCCGCGGCGGGTCAGCAGGGTGTAGCCGATGTGGTACAGACTCACCAGCGTCATCAGCACGGCGGCGATGCGATGGCTCCAGGCGCGGATCTCCAGCAACAGGGTGCGGTCCACGGTTCCCATGGGATTGATGTACTCCACGGGCAGCCAGAGCAGCCCTCCCGTGATCGCCAGCAGGGTGAAACAGACGAACATCACGATGTGCGAGATCCGCTCGTTGCGCGTCATGCGCAGGAAGACCTTGCCGGTCTTGACCTTGCGCGCGCCTTCGGGCGGCTTGGGCAGATGAGCCTGATGACGGCGGTGCGCCAGAAGCTCCAGCAGGTTGTGCAGCAGCATGCCCCCGATTGTGCCGAAGATCAGCATGATGTAGATCCGCTTGATCCAGACCAGCAGATTGGCCTTCCAGCCTGCATACAGGTCATGCATCGAGCCTTCGGTGGCGAACGCCAGGCTGGCCCCTTCGTGACACCCCATGGTGGAACAGGTCTGTTGACGGTTTGAAGGATGGATCATCGAGGCGGGATCTTCCATCGGCAGTATGTTGTGATCCCCGTGGCAATTGCTGCAGACCGGGCTGCGCCTGTCGCCCATCTGGTAGCCCCGGCCATGGAACGAGCGCAGGAAACTGGTGACCATGTCGTCTTCCAGCAGGGCCTGCAGGCTGTCGGGCAGCAGTTCGTTCTCCTTGTGGCAGCGCACGCAGGTCTCGTAGTTCTGCTTCTGGTGCCAGTACTCGTCGGCTCCCAGATGCAGTGACATGTGCCGCAGACTCTGGTCCAGATCATTGAACCCGTCGTGACAGGACATGCACTTGTTCTCAACCTTCCGCAGCGCGGGAGCCAGTTCGCTCCGGTAGCTGACGTTGGTGTGACAGTCCTTGCAGACGGGCTTGCGGTCGGCGTGCTTCGATTCGCGGTCGGCCCCGTGCACACTCTTCGCCAGTGCGTCGCCCATGGCCCGATGGCTGAAATCGTTGCCCGTGTAGGGGTCAATCAGGTGGCAGGCGATGGTGCAGGTGACCTCGGCCACCGGCCAGGTATGGGGAATCTGGTCCACGTCAGTGTGACACTGGCTGCAGGCCAGGCGCCCGTGCACCGTGTCGGCCCACTTGTCCGCGTCGATCATGAACCCGTGGACTTCACCGTCGGCGTCCATGGTGGCGAACCCCTGCAGGCCGTGGCAGGAGAGGCAGTTTTCCGGGTCCATGTTCGCTCGGGCGGTCAGCCCCAGACACAACAACAGTCCAACGATCACGACGCGGACAGGGAAAGGCAGGAGGTTCATGAGGGTCGG
This window of the Candidatus Delongbacteria bacterium genome carries:
- a CDS encoding NHL repeat-containing protein yields the protein MNRSTCRWITSLLLLLAVQLSASGLREIRITQSWSASMSYPTDLALDSQGRAWVVDGLNRRLLVFSAGLETPREIALPTVGKALGIDIADDRVWLTDTAGPRLLVLDLEGHLQREITLPPDCDPVDVLATPRGVVIADNDNQRLLMLDGQDRLVRTIGNGGGKAESLVPISEAHPPECRTGNRPAEFSFPGILARLEKDFMVVDVLGGRIQVFQPDGSLSHIYGMFGADGESLFRPKGVCGCRVDGGVWITDSYTGLIHGYDDYGKRQESLALDGAPWRLEGPTAISCCGEGIWVVDCRAGKLYRSVLK